In a single window of the Candidatus Latescibacterota bacterium genome:
- a CDS encoding choice-of-anchor N protein: MKKITLLSLTAIVILATFGSAYAVPRLQTYIVDSEYAERYSSIDSRSWITHSQEFDLKVVGYWGVSATTEYDIGGGYVPFVTSSVPTYDYMDCYLAISVPWNESGTVWINGVEINSFYTYGASVPVGAFPDIYLSTLPPALYGKFNFHNIGRIDNDQASAWHYDHGIIGAAGWGDEILMDVVVSGFDWAHFDAIGVDSKGRTYTNSYCHDSSYFATPEPGTLSLLGLGLIGIAPLLRKKKVG; encoded by the coding sequence ATGAAAAAGATTACACTGCTTTCACTTACGGCTATCGTGATCCTGGCGACCTTCGGCTCTGCATATGCGGTACCACGGCTGCAGACCTACATCGTCGACTCGGAGTATGCCGAGAGGTACAGTTCGATCGACAGCAGATCGTGGATCACCCATTCGCAGGAATTCGACCTTAAGGTCGTAGGCTACTGGGGAGTTTCGGCTACGACCGAGTATGATATCGGCGGAGGATACGTTCCTTTTGTCACAAGCAGCGTACCTACCTACGATTATATGGACTGTTACCTGGCAATCAGCGTTCCCTGGAACGAATCGGGCACAGTCTGGATCAATGGCGTAGAGATAAACTCTTTCTACACATATGGAGCCTCTGTCCCTGTCGGCGCATTTCCTGACATATACCTCAGCACTTTACCCCCTGCCCTGTACGGAAAGTTCAACTTTCACAATATCGGCAGGATCGATAACGATCAGGCCAGTGCATGGCATTACGACCACGGCATCATCGGTGCAGCCGGATGGGGTGACGAGATATTGATGGACGTGGTAGTGAGCGGTTTCGACTGGGCTCACTTCGATGCGATCGGCGTCGACTCAAAGGGCAGGACCTACACCAACTCCTACTGCCATGACTCGAGTTACTTCGCGACTCCCGAACCTGGCACCCTGAGCCTGCTAGGGCTCGGGCTCATCGGAATAGCTCCTCTTCTGAGAAAGAAAAAGGTCGGTTGA
- a CDS encoding carbohydrate binding family 9 domain-containing protein, producing MKINNPFPAGKSLVPPGAGFLLILIFSASILYLPTITVADSVEEPLELLKTVYAVKISSNVIKLDGILDEEDWQSAQASSGFIQRQPNDGDPSTEKTMVRVVYDDQCIYVGVRAFDSCPLEICGLLTRRDEDSPSDWIKVHFDSYDDNRTAFEFSVNPAGVKRDAFWFDGNNNDENWDAIWEVKTRVDETGWCAEFAIPFSQLRYSSNGTRKNWGFQVERYINRNNEAALWSPRPQDVSQVVSCFGILEGLADLPALRNLEILPYIVMNADHNGDPDGNPFLENKWGFPDGNNPDFRLGADIKYGISSDITLNMTINPDFGQVEQDPSEFNLTAFETYLDERRPFFVEGGNIFNFSLGIGDNEREQLFYSRRIGRSPQFYADDSERLSGIDDFYTETPQFTKILGAAKVTGRTSGGWSIGLLEAITDKEEAMVEVPGRERIGVAVEPMTSYTILRATREFNEGRSTIGGMATSVYRDLPNEDLSSLSTRAITSGLDLNHRWNDDKYTIIARVMGSHISGSEEAMIAAQRSPVRYYQRPDASHLGVDSTLTHMEGISATLWGGKFSGEPWRFGLGFNTKSPGFEVNDLGFARNADNTFGVIWVGYRDYDPGKIVRNWNLNFNHWHSANYGGDYLGWGGNMNGYMLLANYWGLWGGMARNNARPTNTLLRGGPSILYPGRWNSWHGIHTDDRNMFSFRYNGWGSRSDEGWWTYEIRPSLRIRPATRFNINLSPSYTINNNDMQYIDCIESPDGDKYIMGHLDQRTIAITARLDFTISPEMSFQFYGMPFVSAGKFSGIREVVQPRANSYDDRFAPYDYSDNPDFNFKQFRSNLVFRWEFDPGSTIYLVWSRGATDFEEEYGDFGFERDMSRLFSIAGDNTFLVKINKWFSL from the coding sequence ATGAAAATCAACAATCCTTTCCCAGCAGGAAAATCCCTTGTTCCCCCAGGGGCAGGATTCCTGCTGATATTGATCTTCTCCGCTTCGATACTGTACCTGCCGACCATTACAGTGGCCGATTCCGTAGAAGAACCTCTGGAATTGCTCAAAACAGTCTATGCTGTGAAAATCTCTTCCAACGTCATAAAACTTGACGGCATCCTTGATGAGGAAGACTGGCAATCGGCTCAAGCCAGTTCCGGTTTCATACAACGTCAGCCCAATGATGGGGACCCATCGACAGAAAAGACGATGGTCCGTGTGGTTTATGACGACCAGTGCATCTATGTGGGAGTCAGGGCTTTCGATTCCTGTCCTTTGGAAATCTGTGGACTCCTGACAAGAAGAGACGAGGATTCTCCATCCGACTGGATCAAGGTCCATTTCGACAGTTACGACGACAACCGTACAGCATTCGAGTTCAGTGTAAATCCAGCTGGCGTAAAGAGAGACGCATTCTGGTTTGACGGAAACAACAATGACGAAAACTGGGACGCCATATGGGAAGTGAAGACCAGAGTGGATGAAACCGGTTGGTGCGCAGAATTTGCCATACCCTTCAGCCAACTCAGATATTCCAGTAACGGCACAAGGAAAAACTGGGGTTTCCAGGTGGAACGTTACATCAATAGAAACAACGAAGCCGCCCTGTGGTCTCCCCGTCCCCAGGATGTCAGCCAGGTCGTCTCCTGCTTCGGCATCCTTGAGGGGCTGGCAGATCTTCCTGCACTCAGAAATCTGGAGATACTACCTTACATTGTCATGAATGCCGACCACAATGGAGACCCTGACGGGAATCCTTTCCTTGAGAATAAATGGGGATTTCCAGATGGAAACAACCCCGATTTCAGGCTCGGCGCCGATATCAAGTATGGGATTTCGAGTGATATCACTCTCAACATGACCATCAACCCCGATTTCGGGCAGGTCGAACAGGATCCCTCAGAATTCAATCTCACGGCTTTCGAGACATATTTAGACGAAAGACGCCCATTTTTTGTTGAGGGTGGGAATATCTTCAATTTCTCTCTCGGCATTGGAGATAACGAAAGAGAACAACTCTTCTACTCAAGACGGATAGGACGCAGTCCACAGTTCTACGCAGATGACTCCGAAAGACTTTCAGGAATCGATGATTTTTATACGGAAACCCCACAATTCACAAAAATCCTTGGAGCCGCCAAGGTCACAGGAAGGACATCGGGCGGGTGGTCGATAGGGCTACTCGAGGCGATCACCGACAAGGAAGAAGCCATGGTCGAGGTCCCGGGCAGAGAACGGATCGGAGTAGCGGTCGAACCGATGACCAGCTACACGATACTGAGAGCTACCCGTGAATTCAATGAAGGCAGGAGTACAATCGGAGGTATGGCGACCAGTGTCTACCGCGACCTTCCCAACGAGGATTTAAGTTCACTCAGTACGAGAGCAATCACTTCCGGCCTGGACCTCAACCACAGATGGAACGACGACAAGTACACTATCATCGCCCGGGTCATGGGAAGCCACATCAGCGGAAGCGAAGAAGCGATGATCGCCGCTCAGAGATCACCTGTTCGTTATTACCAGCGTCCAGACGCCAGCCATCTCGGAGTCGATTCGACCCTGACACACATGGAAGGTATTTCGGCCACCCTGTGGGGAGGCAAGTTTTCAGGAGAACCCTGGCGCTTCGGCCTTGGCTTCAATACAAAGTCACCCGGATTCGAAGTAAACGACCTCGGATTTGCCAGGAATGCCGACAACACTTTCGGTGTCATCTGGGTCGGCTACAGGGACTATGATCCGGGAAAGATCGTAAGAAACTGGAACTTGAACTTCAATCACTGGCACAGCGCCAACTATGGGGGAGACTACCTGGGCTGGGGCGGAAATATGAACGGCTATATGCTACTCGCGAATTACTGGGGCCTGTGGGGCGGAATGGCCCGCAACAACGCCAGACCGACCAACACGCTACTAAGGGGAGGCCCCTCCATCCTCTACCCAGGAAGATGGAACAGCTGGCACGGTATACATACAGATGACCGAAATATGTTCAGTTTCAGGTACAACGGCTGGGGCAGCAGGAGCGATGAGGGCTGGTGGACATACGAGATAAGACCTTCGCTGCGCATTCGTCCCGCGACACGCTTCAACATCAACCTGAGCCCCTCCTATACTATCAACAATAACGATATGCAGTATATTGACTGTATCGAAAGTCCTGACGGAGACAAGTATATTATGGGACATCTTGACCAAAGGACAATCGCCATCACTGCGAGACTGGATTTCACCATTTCGCCTGAGATGTCTTTTCAGTTCTATGGGATGCCCTTCGTCTCGGCCGGAAAATTCAGCGGTATCAGGGAAGTCGTCCAGCCACGCGCCAACTCCTATGACGACAGATTCGCGCCATACGATTACAGCGACAACCCAGACTTCAACTTCAAACAGTTCCGGTCCAACCTCGTCTTCCGATGGGAATTCGACCCCGGGTCCACCATATATCTCGTATGGTCGAGAGGGGCGACCGATTTTGAGGAAGAATACGGCGACTTCGGATTTGAGAGGGATATGAGCAGGCTATTCTCCATAGCAGGTGACAACACCTTCCTCGTCAAGATTAACAAGTGGTTCAGTCTCTAG
- the glnA gene encoding type I glutamate--ammonia ligase yields the protein MSDILEKVKADGVVFIELEFTDIFGTLKSIEIPVVHLKNALEKGVWFDGSSIRGFARLRESDMYLIPEVGSYAVLPGEDESRRTARFICDIYTPDGTLFEGDPRAVLKKVVSEAEEMGYRFNVGPEVEFYLFKKLEDGSYITPEFDTGSYFDSSSRDIGSDLRKEIMCALKIFGIDSERAHHEVGVGQHEVGFRYGDPVSTADKVIILKKLIKSIAHEHGLIASFMAKPLFDKAGTGMHVHSSLFGMDGSPVFYDENDPNRLSGTAKQFIAGILAHIREMCVITNPTVNSYKRLVSGYEAPVYVCWGSKNRSSLVRIPHFTKGRESSVRAELRCPDPSANPYLLFASILKAGLVGIRNNLELMPEMEDIVYDVSPDELASQGINILPQSLSQAISLFRESKLMKDLLGEELFTKYADAKEKEAFDFRVAVTDWEIEKYIDKC from the coding sequence ATGAGCGATATCCTCGAAAAAGTTAAAGCCGATGGAGTGGTTTTCATAGAACTCGAGTTTACCGATATATTCGGTACATTGAAATCGATCGAGATCCCTGTGGTACACCTGAAGAATGCTCTCGAAAAAGGTGTATGGTTTGACGGTTCCTCGATCCGCGGATTCGCCCGTCTCAGGGAAAGCGATATGTACCTGATCCCGGAGGTCGGGAGCTATGCTGTTCTCCCAGGGGAAGACGAGAGCAGGAGGACCGCCCGGTTCATCTGCGATATATATACTCCCGATGGGACTCTGTTCGAAGGCGACCCGAGGGCGGTACTCAAAAAAGTCGTCTCGGAAGCCGAGGAGATGGGATACAGGTTCAATGTCGGGCCCGAGGTGGAGTTCTACCTGTTCAAGAAGCTGGAAGACGGAAGCTACATCACACCCGAATTCGATACGGGATCCTACTTCGACAGCAGTTCCAGGGACATCGGCAGCGATCTGCGCAAGGAGATCATGTGCGCCCTCAAGATATTCGGTATCGATTCAGAGAGGGCTCATCACGAGGTCGGGGTCGGACAGCATGAGGTCGGATTCAGATATGGCGATCCGGTGAGTACTGCCGACAAGGTGATCATCCTCAAGAAATTGATAAAATCGATCGCTCACGAACATGGCCTTATTGCCTCTTTCATGGCAAAACCCCTCTTCGACAAAGCCGGCACAGGGATGCATGTACACTCATCCCTCTTCGGGATGGACGGCAGCCCGGTCTTTTATGACGAAAACGACCCGAACAGGCTCTCCGGGACCGCGAAACAATTTATCGCCGGTATTCTGGCCCACATCAGGGAGATGTGCGTCATCACAAACCCGACTGTCAATTCGTATAAGCGTCTCGTCTCCGGATACGAAGCACCCGTTTATGTATGCTGGGGCAGCAAGAACCGTTCATCTCTGGTCAGAATACCCCACTTCACGAAAGGCCGCGAATCTTCCGTCAGGGCGGAACTGAGATGTCCCGACCCAAGCGCCAACCCCTACCTTCTCTTTGCTTCAATACTGAAGGCCGGACTGGTCGGCATAAGAAACAATCTTGAGCTGATGCCCGAAATGGAAGATATCGTCTACGATGTTTCCCCTGATGAACTGGCATCACAGGGCATAAACATCCTGCCTCAATCGCTCTCCCAGGCCATATCCCTCTTCAGAGAGAGCAAACTGATGAAAGACCTCCTCGGCGAGGAACTGTTCACCAAGTATGCCGACGCAAAGGAGAAAGAAGCCTTCGATTTCCGCGTGGCCGTCACAGACTGGGAGATCGAAAAATATATCGACAAGTGCTGA
- a CDS encoding T9SS type A sorting domain-containing protein encodes MKLSSLATSLVLIVASSGLFLHAKVNAGEVRLVCHFEDPVIESAGNGFQRIFFPGVIQAGKPGEPEFPFHGVRILLPEGEEAIASKIIRKGWRPISESIRLHPRQYVRPGSDPADDGRNNGFLFLQEAYLIDRMTDPADSDFRTHFLRGHAIATGCFSPVSYNPATSEAGWYSEVEIVIETAPGAAAAKALRFIRWDKITRDRLTSLVDNPSAVPMTDARGGSIAAGTGYDYLIISTASMAGEFTPLRDHYEKRGIRTSIMTVEDIDAGWTGSDTAEKIRSAVIDQYMTQGIGYLLLAGDGDPGGVASVPFRGLYCAVQSSSLYEDGNIPSDIYFAALDGDWNTDGDALWGEPGEDDLYQEISVGRAPVDSPAEAAAFINKVVMYQESPVTGDLEKSLLLGEHLYSSPLTWGGDEMDQLVGECGTWGFTTNGIPEGFDITRYYDRDLGSWSAAMLYAAVNAGTGWLSHAGHSNTYYAMRLGVGDVNTSNFTNDGISTNFPIVYTYGCYAGAFDADDCICETMVTIDTYASALLCHSRYGWFTEGTTNGPSHHFQREFFDAIFAEGISMLGDALGRAKDETAPFVDLPDEYEPGAHRWCYYCLNLLGDPAMDGWTSTPSTLPVTHPAETGRDELFLVAETDIPGALASLYDGNDCVGVSFSDEAGRLIIPTGGPLGAEIDSLILTVTAHDRLMYRSTIDVVESTSSVTTPSPLTLGQNQPNPFNPVTTISFSLPASGRVSLTVYDAAGRMVETILDREMESGPHSVPWQPENLSSGVYFYILRTPDSKISRKAVLLR; translated from the coding sequence CCGGCGTTATCCAGGCAGGAAAACCTGGTGAGCCGGAATTCCCGTTCCACGGAGTGCGGATCCTCCTCCCCGAGGGCGAAGAAGCAATAGCTTCGAAAATCATAAGGAAGGGTTGGAGACCGATATCGGAATCGATCCGACTTCATCCAAGGCAGTATGTCCGGCCCGGATCGGATCCTGCCGACGATGGACGAAACAACGGATTTCTGTTCTTGCAGGAGGCATACCTGATCGACAGGATGACTGATCCAGCCGATAGCGATTTCAGAACACATTTCCTCAGGGGTCATGCGATCGCCACGGGCTGTTTCTCACCTGTATCGTACAATCCCGCTACGTCTGAGGCTGGCTGGTACAGCGAAGTCGAGATCGTAATAGAGACGGCCCCTGGAGCAGCGGCGGCGAAAGCATTGCGGTTCATCAGGTGGGATAAAATCACCAGGGACAGACTGACAAGCCTGGTCGATAACCCGTCAGCCGTCCCCATGACTGATGCCAGAGGTGGTTCGATCGCTGCCGGCACAGGATATGATTATCTGATCATCTCAACAGCTTCGATGGCCGGCGAGTTTACTCCGCTTAGAGATCATTATGAGAAGCGTGGGATTCGGACCAGTATAATGACCGTCGAAGATATAGACGCGGGGTGGACTGGCAGCGATACCGCTGAAAAGATCCGTTCCGCTGTAATAGACCAGTACATGACACAGGGCATAGGATACCTTCTCCTTGCCGGCGACGGCGACCCGGGGGGAGTCGCGAGCGTGCCGTTCAGAGGCCTGTACTGTGCCGTTCAATCTTCCTCTCTATATGAGGACGGAAATATACCCTCCGATATTTACTTCGCCGCACTCGACGGCGACTGGAACACAGACGGGGATGCCCTGTGGGGCGAGCCCGGCGAGGACGACCTCTACCAGGAGATCTCTGTAGGCAGGGCGCCGGTCGATTCTCCGGCCGAGGCCGCCGCATTTATAAACAAGGTCGTCATGTATCAGGAATCGCCGGTCACTGGCGATCTGGAAAAGTCGCTGTTGCTCGGCGAGCATCTATATTCGAGCCCTCTGACCTGGGGCGGAGACGAGATGGACCAGCTGGTCGGCGAATGCGGCACCTGGGGATTCACTACCAACGGCATCCCTGAAGGCTTCGATATCACGCGATATTATGACCGGGACCTTGGGAGCTGGTCCGCGGCTATGCTTTACGCGGCTGTAAACGCTGGAACAGGCTGGCTGAGCCACGCGGGACATTCAAACACATACTACGCGATGCGGCTGGGCGTCGGCGATGTCAACACATCCAATTTTACCAATGACGGTATCTCGACGAATTTCCCCATCGTCTACACTTATGGCTGTTACGCAGGCGCTTTCGACGCCGATGACTGCATATGTGAGACTATGGTCACTATCGATACATATGCCTCTGCCCTGCTCTGCCATTCAAGATACGGATGGTTTACAGAGGGGACGACAAACGGACCCTCCCACCACTTTCAGAGAGAATTCTTCGACGCAATCTTTGCCGAGGGCATTTCGATGCTCGGAGATGCCCTGGGGAGAGCTAAAGATGAGACCGCGCCGTTCGTAGACCTTCCTGATGAATACGAGCCGGGAGCACACCGCTGGTGCTACTACTGTCTCAACCTTCTCGGTGACCCGGCCATGGACGGCTGGACTTCGACACCATCCACGCTCCCTGTGACCCATCCGGCAGAAACAGGGAGGGACGAACTGTTCCTGGTCGCCGAAACAGATATCCCGGGTGCCCTTGCTTCTTTATATGACGGCAACGATTGTGTCGGTGTCTCCTTCTCTGATGAAGCCGGCAGGCTCATCATTCCGACTGGCGGTCCGCTGGGCGCGGAAATCGATTCTTTGATTCTGACAGTGACTGCTCATGACAGGCTGATGTACAGATCTACCATCGATGTGGTCGAATCGACTTCCTCTGTCACCACTCCATCCCCATTGACCCTCGGGCAGAACCAGCCGAATCCTTTTAACCCGGTGACGACGATCAGCTTCTCCCTTCCAGCCTCGGGCAGGGTCAGCCTGACCGTCTATGATGCTGCTGGACGCATGGTCGAGACCATCCTGGACCGCGAGATGGAATCCGGGCCCCATTCAGTGCCCTGGCAGCCGGAAAACCTGTCGAGCGGAGTCTACTTCTACATCCTCAGGACACCTGACTCGAAGATCAGCAGAAAAGCCGTTCTGCTCCGATGA